One segment of Megachile rotundata isolate GNS110a chromosome 4, iyMegRotu1, whole genome shotgun sequence DNA contains the following:
- the CPR14 gene encoding cuticular protein 14: MFTIKALVAVVLCTTGTLAAPQRPPSGSDKDAVITSQQLEVGFDGHYVNNFETSNGISHVESGEPKNIDNETPVVSQGSDSYTAPDGQQVSITYVADENGFQVQGSHIPTAPPIPPEIQRALEWNAAHPEEDDGGQPRPPGRG; this comes from the exons GCGTTAGTGGCGGTCGTACTTTGTACGACGGGAACGTTAGCAGCCCCTCAAAGACCTCCCAGTGGTTCTGACAAAGATGCGGTGATCACATCTCAACAGCTCGAAGTCGGCTTCGATGGCCATTATGTCAATAA CTTCGAGACCAGCAACGGAATATCTCACGTGGAGTCGGGCGAGCCTAAGAACATAGACAACGAGACACCAGTGGTCTCGCAGGGCTCCGACTCTTACACGGCACCGGATGGTCAACAAGTTAGTATCACGTATGTGGCTGACGAAAATGGCTTCCAAGTACAAGGCTCTCACATCCCCACGGCACCACCGATACCGCCAGAGATCCAAAGGGCGCTCGAATGGAACGCGGCTCACCCTGAGGAAGACGATGGTGGTCAACCACGACCACCTGGCCGAG GTTAA